In the Streptomyces sp. cg36 genome, one interval contains:
- a CDS encoding type II toxin-antitoxin system Phd/YefM family antitoxin, producing the protein MAHEIPVTQARAELAELINRVVYGGERVVLTRHGKPLVALVSAADLERLEGAAQAAEEQVISTVTSVRPAVSAPGERSRFGIAAEHRQPPMGG; encoded by the coding sequence ATGGCCCATGAGATTCCGGTGACGCAAGCCCGAGCTGAGCTCGCCGAGCTGATCAACCGCGTGGTGTACGGCGGCGAGCGGGTCGTGCTGACCCGGCACGGCAAGCCGCTCGTCGCCCTGGTGTCCGCCGCTGACCTGGAGCGACTCGAAGGAGCGGCGCAGGCGGCCGAGGAGCAGGTGATCAGTACGGTGACCTCGGTGCGCCCGGCCGTGTCCGCTCCCGGCGAACGGAGCCGGTTCGGCATCGCCGCCGAGCACCGGCAGCCGCCGATGGGGGGCTGA
- a CDS encoding DUF397 domain-containing protein: protein MPAPPAHVPSSTSLEGAQWRRSSRSTGMNNCVEAAFLDAALLAVRDSKRTAGPALLFGARAWHSFLSGLSVELNEAPDSRS, encoded by the coding sequence ATGCCCGCACCCCCCGCGCATGTACCTTCCAGCACTTCTCTGGAAGGCGCGCAATGGCGGCGCAGCAGCCGTAGTACAGGAATGAACAATTGCGTCGAGGCCGCATTCCTCGACGCCGCACTGCTGGCCGTCCGCGACTCCAAGCGGACCGCCGGCCCCGCGCTGCTCTTCGGAGCGCGGGCCTGGCACAGCTTCCTTTCCGGCCTGTCCGTCGAGCTCAACGAGGCGCCCGACAGCAGGAGTTGA
- a CDS encoding helix-turn-helix domain-containing protein, which translates to MWHGPAVRRRKLGEELRRLRCAAALTSGEVARQLGWHQSKVSRIETGRSGVRPADVTRLLAVYGVADPALRALLEALAGSADGRGGQWWHAYRGLLPPQYRDFISLESQASAARTLETSVVPGLLQTPEYARAVTRAALGHLDAARVDSLVEVRLARQEVLRADPPLELSAVVDEAALHRAVGGAAVMRRQLRHLAEVARLPQVRLRVLPFSSGGHIGLTGPFIIFSFPHISDLDVVVIDHLTSSLYLERREDLEAYSAAFHTVEAQALSFQHSLNLIAGMADGV; encoded by the coding sequence ATGTGGCACGGCCCCGCGGTACGCCGCCGCAAACTCGGCGAGGAACTGCGGAGGCTGCGCTGCGCCGCCGCCCTCACCAGCGGCGAGGTGGCCCGGCAACTGGGCTGGCACCAGTCCAAGGTGAGCCGGATCGAGACCGGCCGCAGCGGGGTGCGGCCCGCCGACGTGACCCGGCTGCTCGCGGTGTACGGGGTCGCCGACCCGGCGCTGCGGGCGCTCCTGGAGGCGCTCGCGGGCTCGGCCGACGGCCGGGGCGGCCAGTGGTGGCACGCCTACCGCGGGCTGCTGCCGCCGCAGTACCGGGACTTCATCAGCCTGGAGTCCCAGGCGTCGGCCGCGCGCACCCTGGAGACGTCGGTGGTGCCCGGGCTGCTCCAGACGCCCGAGTACGCGCGCGCGGTCACCCGGGCGGCTCTCGGCCATCTCGACGCGGCGCGGGTGGACTCACTGGTGGAGGTTCGGCTGGCGCGCCAGGAGGTGCTGCGGGCGGATCCGCCGCTGGAGCTGAGCGCGGTGGTGGACGAGGCGGCGCTGCACCGCGCGGTGGGCGGGGCGGCCGTGATGCGGCGGCAGTTGCGCCATCTCGCCGAAGTGGCCCGGCTGCCGCAGGTGCGGCTGCGGGTGCTGCCTTTCAGCAGCGGTGGCCATATCGGGCTCACCGGCCCTTTCATTATCTTCTCTTTTCCGCACATTTCTGATCTGGACGTTGTGGTTATCGACCACTTGACGAGTAGCCTCTATCTCGAACGGAGAGAAGACCTTGAGGCGTACAGCGCCGCGTTCCATACGGTCGAGGCGCAGGCCCTTTCGTTCCAGCACTCATTGAATCTCATCGCCGGGATGGCTGACGGCGTGTAA
- a CDS encoding urease accessory protein UreF: MTRAALLVLADGRFPAGGHAHSGGAEAAVRAGRVRDADGLAEFCRGRLHTTGLVAAALAAAAALGLDPLALDGAADARTPSPALRATARRLGRQMMRAARATWPTEELAALAAARPRGAHQPVVLGLAARAAGLGPEDAAHCAAYECVSGPATAVVRLLSLDPFDATGVLARLAPELDAVAARASRAAASAAVEGVDALPAASAPLLDVLAEAHAAWPVRLFAS, encoded by the coding sequence ATGACTCGCGCAGCCCTGCTCGTCCTCGCCGACGGCCGCTTCCCGGCCGGCGGCCACGCCCACTCGGGAGGTGCCGAAGCCGCCGTACGGGCCGGGCGCGTCCGGGACGCGGACGGTCTGGCGGAGTTCTGCCGGGGGCGGCTGCACACCACGGGCCTGGTCGCCGCCGCGCTCGCCGCGGCGGCGGCCCTCGGCCTCGACCCGCTCGCCCTCGACGGGGCCGCCGACGCGCGCACCCCGTCGCCCGCGCTGCGGGCCACCGCGCGCCGGCTCGGCCGCCAGATGATGCGGGCGGCGCGGGCCACCTGGCCCACCGAGGAGCTGGCCGCGCTCGCGGCGGCCCGCCCGCGCGGGGCCCATCAGCCGGTCGTGCTCGGGCTCGCCGCGCGCGCGGCGGGGCTCGGGCCCGAGGACGCTGCGCACTGCGCGGCGTACGAGTGCGTCAGCGGCCCGGCGACCGCGGTCGTGCGGCTGCTGAGCCTCGACCCGTTCGACGCCACGGGCGTGCTCGCCCGGCTGGCGCCCGAACTGGACGCGGTGGCCGCGCGGGCCTCGCGGGCCGCGGCCTCGGCCGCGGTGGAGGGGGTGGACGCGCTGCCCGCCGCCTCGGCGCCGCTGCTGGACGTCCTGGCCGAGGCCCATGCGGCCTGGCCGGTACGGCTGTTCGCGTCCTAG
- a CDS encoding urease subunit beta → MIPGEILFADEPVALNEGREVTRITVLNAADRPVQVGSHYHFAEANPGLDFDRTAARGQRLNIAAGTAVRFEPGIPVDVELVPIGGLRVVPGLRGETGGPLDD, encoded by the coding sequence ATGATTCCCGGAGAGATCCTGTTCGCGGACGAGCCCGTGGCCCTCAACGAGGGCCGCGAGGTCACCCGGATCACCGTCCTCAACGCCGCCGACCGGCCCGTCCAGGTCGGCTCGCACTACCACTTCGCCGAGGCCAACCCCGGCCTGGACTTCGACCGCACCGCCGCCCGCGGGCAGCGGCTGAACATCGCAGCGGGCACCGCCGTGCGCTTCGAGCCCGGCATCCCCGTCGACGTCGAACTCGTCCCGATCGGCGGGCTGCGGGTCGTTCCGGGGCTGCGCGGCGAGACCGGAGGACCCCTCGATGACTGA
- a CDS encoding NAD-dependent epimerase/dehydratase family protein, which translates to MSRGTAFVVGAMGQIGRAAVRALAEDGWEVRAASRGGGSDPGWPQGVRPLALDRDEDGALAAALGDGCDVLVDMVAYDGGHARQLAALADRIGSAVVISSGAVYQDERGRSFDTQSEPDGSPRYPLPIPESLATVAPGEETYGTRKIALEQGLLGSALPSTLLRAGAVHGPYCRSPREVFFVKRALDRRPVRVLAYGGASRFHPVHAANVAELIRLAALRPGSRVLNAGDPQAPTVAEIGAAIDEVLGVRAETVVFDGAPAEGTLGLTPWSAPHSIVYDMSAAGRELGYRPVTGYAESLPATVGWIAQRLRDTTGWREAFPAMSKYPDLFDYAAEDAWLAAR; encoded by the coding sequence ATGAGCAGAGGAACCGCGTTCGTCGTGGGAGCCATGGGACAGATCGGGCGGGCCGCCGTGCGCGCGCTCGCCGAGGACGGCTGGGAGGTGCGGGCCGCCTCGCGCGGCGGCGGAAGCGATCCGGGCTGGCCGCAGGGGGTGCGCCCGCTGGCGCTCGACCGGGACGAGGACGGGGCGCTGGCCGCGGCGCTCGGGGACGGCTGCGACGTCCTGGTGGACATGGTCGCGTACGACGGCGGCCACGCCCGCCAGCTGGCCGCCCTCGCGGACCGGATCGGCTCGGCGGTGGTGATCTCCAGCGGGGCGGTCTACCAGGACGAGCGGGGCCGCAGCTTCGACACCCAGTCCGAGCCGGACGGCTCGCCCCGCTACCCGCTGCCCATCCCCGAGTCGCTGGCCACGGTGGCGCCGGGCGAGGAGACGTACGGCACCCGCAAGATCGCGCTGGAGCAGGGGCTGCTCGGCTCCGCGCTGCCCTCGACGCTGCTGCGGGCGGGCGCGGTCCACGGCCCGTACTGCCGCAGCCCGCGCGAAGTGTTCTTCGTGAAGCGGGCGCTGGACCGGCGGCCGGTGCGGGTGCTGGCGTACGGCGGGGCGAGCCGCTTCCATCCGGTGCACGCCGCCAATGTCGCCGAGCTCATCAGGCTGGCGGCGCTGCGGCCCGGCTCGCGGGTGCTCAACGCGGGCGATCCGCAGGCGCCGACCGTCGCCGAGATCGGCGCCGCGATCGACGAGGTGCTCGGGGTGCGCGCCGAGACGGTGGTCTTCGACGGCGCGCCCGCCGAGGGCACGCTGGGCCTCACCCCGTGGAGCGCGCCGCACTCGATCGTGTACGACATGTCGGCGGCCGGGCGCGAGCTGGGCTACCGGCCGGTGACGGGGTACGCGGAGTCGCTGCCCGCGACCGTCGGGTGGATCGCTCAGCGGCTGCGGGACACCACCGGCTGGCGCGAGGCGTTCCCGGCGATGTCCAAGTACCCGGACCTGTTCGACTACGCGGCCGAGGACGCCTGGCTCGCCGCCCGCTGA
- a CDS encoding urease subunit alpha, with protein MTDLDRAVYADLFGPTTGDRVRLADTALLIEIEEDRSGGPGLAGDEAVFGGGKVIRESMGQARTTRAEGAPDTVITGVVVLDHWGVVKADVGIRDGRITALGKAGNPDTMDGVHPDLVIGPETEIIAGNGKILTAGAVDTHVHFISPTLIDQALSSGITTLVGGGTGPAEGTKATTVTPGPWHLARMFAALENAPVNIGLLGKGNTMSREAMHSQLRGGALGFKIHEDWGATPAVIDACLSVCDETGAQLAIHTDTLNEAGFVGDTLAAIAGRSIHAYHTEGAGGGHAPDIITVVSEPYVLPSSTNPTRPHTVNTVEEHLDMLMVCHHLNPAVPEDLAFAESRIRPSTIAAEDVLHDLGAISILSSDSQAMGRIGEVILRTWQTAHVMKVRRGALAGDGRADNHRARRYVAKYTINPAVAQGLDGEIGSVEPGKLADLVLWEPAFFGVKPQLVLKGGQIAYAQMGDANASIPTPQPVLPRPMFGAYGKAPAGNSVNFVSQAALEDSLPERLGLDKEFVAIRSTRRVGKADMRENDARPDVRVDPDTFTVTIDGEVVEPAPAAELPMAQRYFLF; from the coding sequence ATGACTGACCTCGACCGTGCCGTGTACGCCGACCTGTTCGGCCCCACCACCGGCGACCGCGTCCGGCTCGCCGACACCGCCCTCCTGATCGAGATCGAGGAGGACCGCAGCGGCGGACCCGGACTCGCGGGCGACGAGGCGGTGTTCGGCGGCGGCAAGGTGATCCGCGAGTCCATGGGACAGGCCCGCACCACCCGCGCCGAGGGCGCCCCCGACACCGTGATCACCGGTGTGGTGGTCCTGGACCACTGGGGCGTCGTCAAGGCCGACGTCGGCATCCGCGACGGCCGGATCACCGCGCTGGGCAAGGCGGGCAACCCCGACACCATGGACGGGGTCCACCCGGACCTGGTCATCGGCCCCGAGACCGAGATCATCGCGGGCAACGGCAAGATCCTCACGGCCGGCGCGGTGGACACCCACGTCCACTTCATCTCGCCGACCCTGATCGACCAGGCCCTCTCCTCGGGCATCACCACCCTGGTCGGCGGCGGCACCGGCCCCGCCGAGGGCACCAAGGCCACCACCGTCACCCCCGGCCCCTGGCACCTGGCCCGGATGTTCGCGGCCCTGGAGAACGCGCCCGTCAACATCGGTCTGCTCGGCAAGGGCAACACCATGTCGCGCGAGGCCATGCACTCCCAGCTGCGCGGCGGCGCCCTCGGCTTCAAGATCCACGAGGACTGGGGCGCGACCCCGGCCGTCATCGACGCCTGTCTGAGCGTCTGCGACGAGACCGGCGCCCAACTCGCCATCCACACCGACACGTTGAACGAGGCCGGCTTCGTCGGCGACACCCTCGCCGCGATCGCGGGCCGCTCCATCCACGCGTACCACACCGAGGGCGCGGGCGGCGGTCACGCGCCGGACATCATCACCGTGGTCTCCGAGCCGTACGTCCTGCCCAGCTCCACCAATCCGACCCGGCCGCACACCGTCAACACCGTCGAGGAGCACCTCGACATGCTGATGGTCTGTCACCACCTCAACCCGGCCGTGCCCGAGGACCTGGCGTTCGCCGAGTCCCGCATCCGGCCCTCGACCATCGCCGCCGAGGACGTCCTGCACGACCTCGGCGCCATCTCGATCCTCTCCTCCGACTCCCAGGCGATGGGCCGCATCGGCGAGGTGATCCTGCGCACCTGGCAGACCGCGCACGTGATGAAGGTCCGCCGGGGCGCCCTCGCGGGCGACGGGCGCGCCGACAACCACCGGGCCCGCCGCTATGTCGCCAAGTACACGATCAACCCGGCGGTCGCCCAGGGCCTGGACGGCGAGATCGGCTCGGTCGAGCCGGGCAAGCTCGCCGACCTGGTGCTGTGGGAGCCCGCGTTCTTCGGGGTCAAGCCGCAGCTCGTCCTCAAGGGCGGCCAGATCGCGTACGCGCAGATGGGTGACGCCAACGCGTCCATCCCCACCCCGCAGCCGGTCCTGCCGCGCCCGATGTTCGGCGCGTACGGCAAGGCCCCGGCGGGCAACTCGGTCAACTTCGTCTCGCAGGCCGCGCTGGAGGACTCGCTGCCCGAACGGCTGGGCCTGGACAAGGAGTTCGTCGCCATCAGGAGCACCCGGCGGGTGGGCAAGGCCGACATGCGCGAGAACGACGCCCGGCCCGACGTCCGGGTCGACCCGGACACCTTCACCGTGACCATCGACGGCGAGGTGGTGGAGCCCGCGCCCGCCGCCGAACTGCCCATGGCCCAGCGGTACTTCCTCTTCTGA
- a CDS encoding ATP-dependent Clp protease proteolytic subunit, whose amino-acid sequence MHGPSARHVLPEFSERTSTGVRTLDPYGKLLEERIVILGTPVDDTSANDLMAQFMHLEHADPDRDISLYINSPGGSLTAMTAIYDTIRFVACDVETVCIGQAASAAAVLLAAGTPGKRLALPGARVLVHQPSIEEPLRGQPSDLEIQARELQRGRALLTELLARHTGQSTERIGADIERDTILDAPAALAYGLVDHVVTSRKTPLSGPRRQYR is encoded by the coding sequence ATGCACGGCCCGTCCGCCCGCCACGTCCTGCCCGAGTTCTCCGAACGCACCTCCACCGGGGTCCGCACCCTCGACCCCTACGGCAAGCTGCTCGAAGAGCGGATCGTCATCCTCGGTACTCCCGTCGACGACACCTCCGCCAACGATCTGATGGCCCAGTTCATGCACCTGGAGCACGCCGACCCGGACCGGGACATCTCGCTCTACATCAACTCCCCCGGCGGCTCGCTCACCGCGATGACGGCCATCTACGACACGATCCGGTTCGTCGCCTGCGACGTGGAGACGGTGTGCATCGGGCAGGCCGCCTCGGCCGCCGCGGTACTGCTGGCCGCGGGCACGCCGGGCAAGCGGCTCGCACTCCCCGGCGCGCGGGTGCTCGTCCACCAGCCCTCGATCGAGGAGCCGCTGCGCGGCCAGCCCTCCGATCTGGAGATCCAGGCGAGGGAACTCCAGCGCGGCCGGGCACTGCTGACGGAGCTGCTGGCACGGCACACCGGGCAGTCCACCGAGCGGATCGGCGCCGACATCGAGCGGGACACCATCCTGGACGCCCCGGCGGCGCTCGCCTACGGCCTGGTCGACCACGTCGTGACCAGCCGCAAGACCCCGCTGTCCGGGCCGAGGAGGCAGTACCGGTGA
- a CDS encoding urease accessory protein UreD, with protein sequence MTRGAGVRATAQIVATPEGLPVLAGAGPLALRRTRATGDRHRVTVVGAMSAPLGGDRIALEADVRAGTRLTVDSAAATIALPGRGGERAHYDVRLRVDQDAELHWLPEQLISAHGSDLRMRTRVELAAGARLVLREEQILGRHGEEPGTLVTRLTVHHAGRPLLDQELAYGPGAPGGWDGCAVLGGHRAVGQLLVVDPELADEPVAARPLGEGAVRTPLAGPAYLVTAVAPDARLLRRVLDEALTAERDRSSRLSVR encoded by the coding sequence ATGACCCGGGGCGCCGGGGTCCGCGCCACCGCCCAGATCGTCGCCACCCCCGAAGGGCTGCCCGTGCTCGCGGGCGCGGGCCCGCTCGCGCTGCGCCGCACCCGGGCCACCGGGGACCGGCACCGGGTCACCGTCGTCGGGGCGATGAGCGCCCCGCTCGGCGGCGACCGCATCGCGCTGGAGGCCGACGTCCGCGCGGGCACCCGGCTGACCGTGGACTCGGCCGCCGCCACCATCGCCCTGCCCGGCCGCGGCGGCGAGCGGGCGCACTACGACGTACGGCTGAGGGTGGATCAGGACGCCGAGCTGCACTGGCTGCCCGAGCAGCTGATCTCGGCGCACGGCAGCGACCTGCGGATGCGGACCCGGGTGGAGCTCGCGGCCGGGGCGCGGCTGGTGCTGCGCGAGGAGCAGATCCTCGGACGGCACGGCGAGGAGCCCGGCACGCTGGTCACCCGGCTCACCGTGCACCACGCCGGACGCCCCCTGCTGGACCAGGAGCTGGCGTACGGGCCCGGGGCGCCCGGCGGCTGGGACGGCTGCGCGGTGCTGGGCGGACACCGGGCGGTGGGGCAACTCCTGGTGGTCGACCCGGAGTTGGCGGACGAGCCGGTGGCGGCGCGCCCGCTCGGCGAGGGCGCGGTCCGCACCCCGCTCGCCGGACCGGCGTACCTGGTCACGGCCGTCGCGCCGGACGCCCGGCTGCTGCGGCGGGTGCTGGATGAGGCCCTGACCGCTGAGCGGGACCGCTCGTCCCGGCTATCGGTTCGGTAA
- a CDS encoding urease subunit gamma, translated as MQLTPHEQERLLIHVAADVAEKRRARGVRLNHPEAVALITSHVLEGARDGRTVAELMDSGRKLLTRDDVMPGIPEMIHDVQVEATFPDGTKLVTVHEPIV; from the coding sequence GTGCAACTGACGCCGCACGAGCAGGAGAGACTGCTCATCCATGTGGCCGCGGACGTGGCGGAGAAGCGCCGGGCGCGCGGGGTGAGGCTCAACCACCCCGAAGCCGTCGCACTGATCACCTCGCACGTGCTCGAAGGCGCGCGCGACGGCCGGACCGTGGCCGAACTGATGGACTCCGGCCGCAAGTTGCTCACCCGGGACGACGTCATGCCCGGCATCCCGGAGATGATCCACGACGTCCAGGTCGAGGCGACCTTCCCGGACGGCACCAAGCTCGTCACCGTCCACGAACCCATCGTCTGA
- a CDS encoding ATP-binding protein, which translates to MADHHESTVTLPSDPASVSAARRHVAGVLVEWGLPAGGETADTIRLIVSELATNAVQHTLGQSPTFTVELRLERDEQLHIGVTDSHPRWPKRLPAAVQQDNGRGMVIIRWLAAECGGRLSVTPTPDGGKTVWIELPWTAPVQS; encoded by the coding sequence ATGGCAGACCACCACGAATCAACCGTCACTCTGCCGAGCGATCCCGCCTCGGTCTCCGCCGCCCGCAGACACGTCGCCGGAGTGCTCGTCGAGTGGGGTCTGCCGGCAGGTGGCGAAACCGCCGATACGATCCGCCTGATCGTCTCGGAGCTCGCGACCAACGCCGTGCAGCACACCCTGGGCCAGTCGCCGACGTTCACGGTGGAGCTGCGTCTGGAGCGCGACGAGCAGCTCCACATCGGGGTCACGGACAGCCATCCGCGCTGGCCGAAACGGCTTCCCGCCGCGGTCCAGCAGGACAACGGGCGGGGCATGGTGATCATTCGCTGGCTGGCCGCCGAGTGCGGCGGCCGGCTCTCGGTGACGCCCACCCCCGACGGGGGCAAGACCGTCTGGATCGAGCTGCCCTGGACGGCGCCGGTCCAGAGCTGA
- the ureG gene encoding urease accessory protein UreG: protein MHLDHSHDAPAAVSADAHRPDGTRRALRIGLGGPVGSGKTATVAALCGVLRERYSLAVVTNDIYTREDAEFLLRSAVLPPERIQAVETGACPHTAIRDDISANLEAVEDLEDAVGPLDLILVESGGDNLTATFSKGLVDAQIFVIDVAGGDDIPRKGGPGVTTADLLVVNKTDLAPYVGSDLERMARDAEEQRGALPVVFQSLRAEGGVDAVAEWVREKLAAWTR, encoded by the coding sequence ATGCACCTCGACCACTCCCACGACGCCCCCGCCGCGGTCAGCGCCGACGCCCACCGGCCCGACGGCACCCGCCGGGCCCTGCGCATCGGCCTCGGCGGGCCCGTGGGCTCCGGCAAGACCGCCACCGTGGCCGCGCTCTGCGGGGTCCTGCGCGAGCGGTACTCCCTCGCCGTCGTCACCAACGACATCTACACGCGCGAGGACGCCGAGTTCCTGCTGCGCAGCGCCGTGCTCCCGCCCGAGCGCATCCAGGCCGTGGAGACCGGCGCCTGCCCGCACACCGCGATCCGGGACGACATCTCCGCCAACCTGGAGGCCGTCGAGGACCTGGAGGACGCGGTCGGGCCGCTCGATCTGATCCTGGTCGAGTCCGGCGGCGACAACCTCACCGCGACCTTCTCCAAGGGCCTGGTCGACGCCCAGATCTTCGTCATCGACGTGGCGGGCGGCGACGACATCCCGCGCAAGGGCGGGCCCGGCGTCACCACGGCCGACCTGCTGGTGGTCAACAAGACCGACCTCGCCCCGTACGTGGGCTCCGACCTGGAGCGGATGGCCCGCGACGCCGAGGAGCAGCGCGGCGCGCTCCCCGTCGTCTTCCAGTCGCTGCGCGCCGAGGGCGGAGTGGACGCGGTGGCGGAGTGGGTGCGCGAGAAGCTCGCCGCGTGGACGCGATGA
- a CDS encoding alpha/beta hydrolase, whose translation MRRTAVLGSAGTLIAGTLIVGAVAAPVANAESRHRSTSEARGVQLAAERAAKKGIDWTDCPADWGFAKPIQCGYVSVPLDYAHPYGQQIKLAVNRVASTGTPAERQGALVYNPGGPGASGMRFPTRVTNKNPLWVNTAKAYDFVGFDPRGVGHSTPISCVDPQEFVKAPKADPVPGSEADKRAQRKLAAEYADGCAERSGWMLPFMTTPNTARDLDVIRAGLGEKKLNYLGVSYGTYLGAVYGTLFPSHVRRMLVDSVVDPSRENIWYEANLNQDVAFQGRWNDWEDWVAKNDATFHLGDTRAKVEAQWLKLRAQAKKSPLGGVVGPAELIAYFQNAPYYDSSWAPTAQNWSKYVAGDTKALIDAASPDMSDIKGNIASENGNAVYTAVECADAKWPTSWKKWDRDNTRLNKDYPFMTWANAWMNLPCATWQTKQQTPVEVKTGKGLPPVLIVQSTRDAATPYQGAVSLHKRFKGSRLITEKDAGSHGVTGLVNPCINSRVDAYFLSGKVDSADVTCTPHATPKP comes from the coding sequence TTGAGACGCACCGCAGTGCTCGGCTCGGCCGGCACTCTGATCGCGGGCACGCTCATAGTCGGCGCGGTCGCGGCACCGGTGGCCAACGCCGAGAGCCGTCACCGCTCGACGTCCGAGGCGCGCGGCGTGCAGCTCGCGGCCGAGCGGGCCGCCAAGAAGGGCATCGACTGGACCGACTGTCCGGCCGACTGGGGCTTCGCCAAGCCGATCCAGTGCGGTTACGTCAGCGTTCCGCTCGACTACGCCCACCCCTACGGCCAGCAGATCAAGCTCGCCGTGAACCGGGTGGCCTCGACCGGCACCCCCGCCGAGCGCCAGGGCGCCCTCGTCTACAACCCGGGCGGCCCCGGCGCGTCCGGCATGCGCTTCCCCACCCGGGTGACCAACAAGAACCCGCTGTGGGTCAACACCGCCAAGGCGTACGACTTCGTGGGCTTCGACCCGCGCGGCGTGGGCCACTCGACGCCGATCTCCTGTGTCGACCCGCAGGAGTTCGTCAAGGCGCCGAAGGCCGACCCGGTCCCGGGCAGCGAGGCCGACAAGCGCGCCCAGCGCAAGCTCGCCGCCGAGTACGCGGACGGGTGCGCCGAGCGCAGCGGCTGGATGCTGCCCTTCATGACCACCCCGAACACCGCGCGCGACCTGGACGTCATCCGCGCCGGGCTGGGCGAGAAGAAGCTCAACTACCTGGGCGTCTCCTACGGCACCTACCTGGGCGCCGTCTACGGCACGCTCTTCCCGTCGCACGTGCGCCGCATGCTGGTGGACAGCGTCGTGGACCCCTCGCGCGAGAACATCTGGTACGAGGCCAACCTCAACCAGGACGTCGCCTTCCAGGGCCGCTGGAACGACTGGGAGGACTGGGTCGCCAAGAACGACGCCACCTTCCACCTCGGCGACACCCGGGCCAAGGTCGAGGCGCAGTGGCTCAAGCTGCGCGCCCAGGCGAAGAAGAGCCCGCTCGGCGGCGTGGTCGGCCCGGCCGAGCTCATCGCCTACTTCCAGAACGCCCCGTACTACGACTCCTCCTGGGCGCCCACCGCCCAGAACTGGAGCAAGTACGTGGCCGGTGACACCAAGGCGCTCATCGACGCGGCCTCGCCCGACATGTCGGACATCAAGGGCAACATCGCCTCCGAGAACGGCAACGCGGTCTACACCGCCGTCGAGTGCGCCGACGCCAAGTGGCCCACCAGCTGGAAGAAGTGGGACCGGGACAACACCCGGCTCAACAAGGACTACCCGTTCATGACCTGGGCCAACGCCTGGATGAACCTGCCGTGTGCCACCTGGCAGACCAAGCAGCAGACCCCGGTCGAGGTCAAGACGGGCAAGGGCCTGCCCCCCGTCCTGATCGTCCAGAGCACCCGGGACGCGGCCACGCCGTACCAGGGCGCCGTCTCGCTGCACAAGCGCTTCAAGGGCTCGCGCCTGATCACCGAGAAGGACGCGGGTTCGCACGGCGTGACCGGTCTGGTCAACCCGTGCATCAACAGCCGGGTGGACGCCTACTTCCTCTCCGGCAAGGTCGACAGCGCCGACGTGACCTGCACCCCGCACGCCACGCCGAAGCCGTAA
- a CDS encoding C40 family peptidase gives MTAQNHVPSLLTRVGAVSALTLAAVGGTLLAPGASSEASAATLATKALNVAASKKGSPYKYGATGPYRFDCSGLTLYSFQKAGKKLPRTTQQQYNSTRHVSSSARQRGDLVFFHSGSNVYHVGIYAGENKIWHSPKTGSVVKLEKIWSKSVWYGRVR, from the coding sequence ATGACTGCGCAGAATCATGTCCCGTCCCTGCTGACCCGTGTCGGCGCGGTCTCCGCCCTCACCCTCGCCGCCGTCGGCGGCACCCTGCTGGCGCCGGGCGCCAGCAGCGAGGCGAGCGCCGCGACACTCGCGACGAAGGCGCTCAATGTCGCCGCGTCCAAGAAGGGATCGCCTTACAAGTACGGCGCCACCGGCCCGTACCGGTTCGACTGCTCGGGGCTCACCCTCTACTCGTTCCAGAAGGCGGGCAAGAAGCTGCCGCGCACCACGCAGCAGCAGTACAACAGCACCCGCCACGTCTCGTCGTCCGCCCGCCAGCGCGGCGACCTCGTGTTCTTCCACTCCGGCTCGAACGTGTACCACGTCGGGATCTACGCCGGCGAGAACAAGATCTGGCACTCCCCCAAGACCGGTTCCGTGGTCAAGCTGGAGAAGATCTGGTCCAAGAGCGTCTGGTACGGGCGCGTGCGCTGA